The Streptomyces sp. M92 nucleotide sequence GGCCGGGTCGTGCTCACCGACTTCGGCGTCGCCCAGGTCGCGGGCGCCACCACGCTCACCGAGACCGGCTCCTTCGTGGGGTCCCCCGAGTACACCGCCCCGGAGCGGATGTCGGGCGCCGGGACGGGCCCGGAGTCCGACCTGTGGTCGGTGGGCGTGCTGCTGTGCGCGGTCCTCAGCGGCGCCTCGCCCTTCCACCGGGACTCGCTGGGGGGTGTCCTGCACGCCGTGGTCACCGAGGAGATCCGCCCGCCCGCCGAGGCCGGGCCGCTGCTCCCGGTCGTCCTGGGCCTGCTGGAACGCGATCCGCGACGACGCCTGGACGCGGCGGAGGCGGAGCGGATGCTGCGCGCCTTCCTGGCCACGGGCCGTGCTCACCGCCGTGCTGCTGGTGGTCGCGGCGATCGGCGCGGGCGTCACGGCGGCGGCCCTGCTCGACGACGGGGACGGCGGCGACGGGGGTGGCGCGCCGACGCGTTCGCCGTCCGCCACCTCGACGACGCAGCCCGCGTCCCCGTCTCCCCCGGAGGCCTCCGTGGCGCCCTCGAACGGGAGTTGAACGGCAGCCGTGCGTCACGGCTCTGTGACCGCCGCGCACGGGTGGTGGATGCGGGCACGGCCGGCGCGGTATGCATGGACCCATGAACAGCAACGGGGGGCCGCACAACGGGCCGGACGAGCCCACGAGTTTCGGCCTGCAACCACCCAACCCGCCCGTGGCCGTGCCCCGTCCCGGCAACCCGTACGCGGCGCCCACCCAGGTCGTGCCGCCGCGGACGCAGGCCCGGCCGGAGATTCAGGGGCAGCCGGAGGTCCAGGGGGAGCCGGAGAACCAGGCACCGCGGCCGCCCCGCTCCACGGGCACGCCGGAGCCGGGTGCCGGTCGGCTCATCGCCGGCCGCTACCGGCTGATCGCCAGGCTCGGGCACGGCGGCATGGGCACGGTGTGGCGGGCCAAGGACGAGACCGTGGACCGCGAGGTCGCCGTCAAGGAGCCCCGCGTCCCCGACCACCTTCCCGAACGCGAACGGGCCAACGCCTTCGAGCGGATGCGCCGCGAGGCCCGCGCCGCCGCCCGGCTCGACCATCCCGCCGTCGTCGGCGTGTACGACGTGGCGGTGGTGGACGACCAGCCGTGGATCGTGATGGAGCTGGTGCGGGGCCGCTCGCTGGGCGACGCGTTGCAGGAGGGCACGCTCGGTGCCCGCGAGGCGGCCCGGATCGGCCTGGAGGTGCTCGGCGCGCTGGAGGCCGCGCACGCGGCCGGCATCCTGCACCGGGACGTGAAGCCGGACAACGTCCTGCTCGGCCGGCACGACCGGGTCGTCCTCACCGACTTCGGCATCGCACAGATCGAGGGCGAGACCAGCCTCACCGACACCGGCGGATTCGTCGGCTCGCCCGAGTACATCGCACCGGAGCGGGTGCTGGGCCGGCGCCCCGGCCCGGCGAGCGACCTGTGGTCGCTGGGCGTGGTGCTGTACGCGGCCACGGAGGGCGTCTCGCCGTTCCGTCGCAGCAACACCCCCGCCACGCTCCAGTCCGTGCTCAACGCCGCGCCCGCGCCGCCCGCCGCGCAGGGGCCGCTCGCCGAGCTCGTCACCGGCCTGCTGGACAAGGACCCGGCCCGCCGCCCGGACGCGGCCCGCACCCGCGCCCTGCTGGAGGCCGCCGCGAACCCGCCCGAACCCGCACCCACCCGCGTGGCCGGGGGCGGCGGAGCGGACGGTCCGGAGGGTCTTGCCAGGTCGTCCGGTGCCGGCTCCAAGTGGGGCGTGCGGCTGGGCCGCAACGCGTGGATCACCCTGGGCGCGGCGGTCGTCGCGGCGGCCGCGGCGTCGTACCTGGTGATCGCGGAGCCCTTCGCAGGGCCGCTGCCCGAGGGGTGGAAGACGCACCGGCTGAGCGGGAAGACCGGGGTGAGCGTCGGCCTGCCGGCCTCGTTCGTGAAGGAGGAGGAGCACCCCGACGACTGGGACGGCACCAACGAGACGTTCGCCGACCCGAGCGGCGCCGTGACCGTCCACGTCGACCGGGACATCAAGGCCGAGGACGAGGACGGGGACATGCCGGGCACCGCGATCGCGGGCGCCTGGGCGGACTGGGACACGCTCAAGGACGGCGAGTACTCCTGGGACCTCGCCGACGAGCCCGCGCCCGAAGGGGAGCCGAAGGAGACCGAGTACCGGGGCGAGAAGGCCGCCGAGAACGTCATCGCGTACACGACCACGGACGCGCGGGAGCCACGCGAGCGCGAGATCCACATCGTCTACTACCGGGCCGCGAACGGCGACATGTACCGACTGTGGATCGACTACCCCCGCAAGGGCTACTTCGCCGACGAGGGACGCGAGATCGCCCGCACGGTGATCACCAACTGGGAGGTCGCGGAGTCCTGACGGGGCGCGCGACCAGAGTGCGGGGGGCCCGCGGCCCGGGGCGCGCCGCAGGGAGCGGCCTGTCGCCAAAAGAAACAGTCAGGTGCAACCCATCCGCGTAACGCCCTGATCAGCGGGTTTGTTGCCAGCGATCACTGGCATTGTGTGAGCACTCGGTGAATCCCGATTACCGACGGGTACACAAAGCCGTCGCGGCGTCATACCCTGCGGCTCATGACGGACGCGCAGGCCCCGGAACTCACCGGCACCAACCCCCTCGCCCCCAGCCCGGCGGGCGCCCGCACCGCTGCGGACGTGGTCACGCCCGAGCTGGTCGCCCAGCTCGCCAAGGGCGTGGCCGGTTCCGGGCGGACCGCCAACCACACGCCGTTCACCGGCGAGAAGCTCGCCGACCTGCCCGAGTCGACGCCCGAGGACGTGGCCGGCGCCTTCGAGCGGGCCCGCGCCGCACAGGCCGTGTGGGAGCGCACACCGGTACGGCAGCGCGCCGCCGTCCTGCTCCGCTTCCACGACCTGGTCCTGGAACGCCAGGCCGAGGTCCTCGACCTCATCCAGCTGGAGACCGGCAAGGCCCGCCTGCACGCCCACGAGGAGGTCCAGGCCGTCGCCGTCGCCGCCCGGCACTACGGCCGCAAGGCCCCGGCGTACCTGCGCCCCAAGCGGCACACCGGCGCCGTACCGACCCTCACCAAGGTCACCGAACTGCGGCACCCGCGCGGCGTCGTCGGCCAGATAGCCCCGTGGAACTACCCGCTGGAGCTGTCCGTCGGCGACGCGCTCCCCGCCTTCGTCGCGGGCAACGCGGTCGTCATGAAGCCCGACACCGAGACCTGCCTGACCGCCCTGTGGGCCCGTGACCTGCTCATCGAGGCCGGCCTGCCCGCCGAGGTCTTCCAGGTCGTCCTCGGCGAGGGCCCGGTCGTCGGCCCCGAGGTCGTCAAGCACGCCGACTACGTCTCCTTCACCGGCTCCACCCGCACCGGCCGCGAGGTCGCCCAGGGCGCCGCCGCCCGCCTGGTCGGCGTCTCCCTCGAACTCGGCGGCAAGAACGCCATGCTGGTCCTGGAGGACGCCGACATCGAGAAGGCCGCCGCGGGCGCCGTGCGGGCCTGCTTCTCCTCGGCCGGCCAGCTCTGCATCTCCATCGAGCGGCTCTACGTCCACGAGTCGGTCGCGGACGCCTTCCTGGACCGCTTCGCCGCCCGCACCAGGGCCATGCGGCTCGGCACCTCCCTCTCCTACGGCGCCGACATGGGCTCGCTGGTGGGGGAGCGGCAGCTCCAGACCGTGACGGCGCACGTGGCGGACGCCGTTGCGCGGGGGGCGAAGCTCGTCGCGGGCGGGGTCGCCCGCCCGGACATCGGCCCGTACTTCTACGAGCCGACCATCCTCGACGGCGTCGTGGCCCCCATGACCGTGTGCACCGAGGAGACCTTCGGCCCGGTCGTCTCCGTCTACCGCTTCAAGACCGAGGACGAGGCGGTCGAGCAGGCCAACTCCACGCCGTACGGCCTGAACTCCTCGGTCTGGACGAAGGACGCCCGGCGCGGCCACGAGGTCGCCGCCCGGATGCGCACCGGCACCGTCAACATCAACGAGGGATACGCCCCCGCCTACGGCAGCGCCCAGTCACCGATGGGCGGCATGAAGGACTCCGGCCTCGGCCGCCGGCACGGCTCCGAGGGCATCCTCAAGTACACCGAGGCCCAGACGGTCGCCCACCAGCGGCTGCTGCCGATGGCGCCGTCGCTCGGCATGGACGACGAGAAGTACGCGGCGTTCATGAGCCGGAGCCTGCGACTGATGAAGGCATTCCGCTTCCGCTGACCCGCCCGCGCAACCCCCGAGACCACCGCCCGTTCTCAACGAGGAGAGCACGTGTCGCAGGAGAACTCCGTCCAGACCCGGGACGAGAACGGGTACGACTACGACGTCCTCGTCGTGGGTTCCGGCTTCGGCGGCTCGGTGTCCGCCCTCCGCCTGACGGAGAAGGGATACCGGGTCGGCGTCCTGGAAGCGGGCCGCCGCTTCACCCGCCAGTCGCTGCCGAAGAACTCCTGGGACCTCAAGAACTACCTCTGGGCCCCCAAGCTCGGCATGTTCGGCATCCAGCGCATCCACCTGCTCGGGAACGTCATGGTCCTGGCGGGCGCGGGCGTCGGCGGCGGTTCCCTCAACTACGCCAACACCCTCTACGTACCGCCGCAGCCTTTCTTCGACGACCCCCAGTGGCGGGACATCACCGACTGGCAGGACGAGCTGACGCCGTACTACGACCAGGCCAAGCGCATGCTCGGGGTCCGCCTCAACCCGACCATGACCCCCTCCGACGTCCACCTGAAGGCCGCCGCCCAGCGGATGGGAGTCGGCGACACCTTCCACATGGCGCCGGTCGGCGTCTTCTTCGGCGACGGCGAGGACGCCGACGGCACGGCGAGGGCGAAGCCGGGCGAGGAGATACCCGACCCGTACTTCGGCGGCGCGGGACCCGACCGCAAGGCGTGCAACGAGTGCGGCGAGTGCATGACCGGCTGCCGGCACGGCGCGAAGAACACCCTCAACGAGAACTACCTGTACCTCGCCGAGAAGGCGGGAGCGGTCGTGCACCCCATGACGTCGGTCGTGTCGGTCACCGAGGACTCGCGCGGCGGCTTCGCCGTGGCCACGCTCCCCACCGACCGGAAGAAGAAGGGCGCGGGCCGCACCTTCACCGCCCGCCGCGTCGTCATGGCGGCCGGCACCTACGGCACCCAGACCCTGCTGCACCGCATGAAGGCCAACGGCCAGCTCCCGCACCTCTCCGACAGGCTCGGCGAGCTGACCCGCACCAACTCCGAGGCCCTGGTCGGCGCCCAGACCGACGACCGGCGCTACCGCAAGGCGACCGGCGAACCCCGCGCCGACTTCACGCGCGGCGTCGCCATCACGTCCTCGATCCACCCGGACGCCAACACCCACATCGAGCCGGTCCGTTACGGCAAGGGCTCCAACTCGATGGGCGGCCTGTCCATCCTCCAGGTCCCCTACGCAGGCCACACCGCCTCCGGCACCTCCCGCGTCCTGGGTTTCCTTGGGCACGCGGCCAAGCACCCTCTCCTGGTCCTGCGTTCGCTCTCCAACCGCAAGTGGTCGGAGCGCACCATCATCGGCCTGGTGATGCAGTCCCTGGACAACTCCCTGACCACCCACCTGAAACCGACGGGCGTCGGCAAGGGCCTGCTCACCGCCCGCCAGGGCCACGGCTCGCCCAACCCCAAGCAGATCAAGGCCGCCACCGAGGGCGCCGCCGCGCTCGCCGCCGAGATCAACGGCTTCGCCGGCTCCAACGTCGGCGAACTGATGGGCACCCCGCTCACCGCCCACTTCCTGGGCGGCTGCCCCATCGGCGCCTCCCGCGATACCGGCGTCATAGACCCGTACCACCGCCTCTACGGCCACCCCGGCATCTCCGTCGTCGACGGCGCCGCGGTCTCCGCCAACCTGGGCGTCAACCCGTCCCTGACCATCACGGCGCAGGCCGAGCGCGCGATGTCGTACTGGCCCAACAAGGGCGAGGAGGACCCGCGCCCGGCGCAGGGCACGGAGTACCGGCGCCTGACGCCCGTCGAGCCCAAGTCCCCGGCGGTCCCGGCGGAGGCCTTCGGCGCGCTGCGGCTGCCGTTCCTCGGGATGCCGGCGGTGCCGCCGAAGAAGTAACGGCCCGCGAAACAAGGGAAGGACCTGCGCCCCCCTCCGAGCGCAGGTCCTTCTCGTCTTGTGGCAGGCCGTGCCGGTCAGTCGTTACGCCTGGGCACCGGCCTTGCGGCGGCGGACGAGGTACATCGCGCCGCCACCGACGACGACGGCGAGTCCGCCGACGAGACCGATGGTCGGCAGCGCGGAGCTGGAACCGGTGGCGGCGAGACTGCCGGTGACCGGCTTGACACCGCCCTGCGGCTTCAGGTCCCTGTCGACGCCCTGCGGACGCAGGTCCTTGTCGATGCCCTTGGGCTTCTCGCCGTTCGGCTTGACGTCGTTGACGTCGTCCGGGAGGTCGCTGTTCGCGGCGAGCACGGTGAAGTCGTAGTACTCACCGTTGCCGTAGCAGGACTGTCCCTCGCCCGCGTACACCGCCTGGCTCATGGAGAACGCCGAGCCCGCCGGGGCGTCGGCGGCGATCCTTACGCGAAGGTCGAGCGTGGCCGTGGAGTTCTTGTCCAGGGTCGGCAGGAGGGCGACGATGCTTCCGGTGAACGTGAGCGCGTCCTCGCCCTCTCCGTAGGTCTCCTGGTAGGCGCTGGTCCACTTGCCGTCCTGCTTCACCTGCAGCTCGGCCAGGTCCTGCGAGAGGAGGACGTCGGAGTTGACTTCGCCGCTGTACTCGGCGAAGGCGTTGATCCAGACGTTCTTGAGGTTCTTGTCGGAGTCGTTGTCGATGACGAACTCGAAGTCGTGCCAGCCGGAGCCGGCCACGATCTTGTTCGGCAGCCCGGAGACGGAAGCGGTGAGCTTCTCGTCCAGGTCGAATTCGGCGCAGTCCTCGAAGGGGTCGAAGACGGCGTCGTCGGCGGGGGGCTCCTCGTCCTCGGAGGGCTCGCCGGCGTCGTCCGAGGGCTTCGTGTCGTCCTCCGACGGCTTGGTGCCGTCCTCGGAGGGCTTGGTGTCGCCCTCAGCCGGAGGCTGCTGGCCCTCGGACGGGTTTTCCTCGCCGGACGTGGTGTCACCGTCCCCGGAGGGCGGGTTCTGGCCCTCGGCCGGGGTGCTCGGGTCGTTCTCGTCGCCCGAGGACGCGTCATCCCCGGCCGGCTTCTCGTCGGCGGGCTTCTCCTCGGAGGAGGAGTCGCCGGGGGGCGCGGGGGCGGTGGTGTTCTCGCCGGACGCGGCGTCCTGGTCGGCATCCGTCGTGGTGGAGGCCTGCTCCTCGGACGAGGTGCTCGTGGACGGCTCGTCGGCCGCGAACGCGGCGGGTGCCGACACGAGGGCGAGCGGTGCCAGGACGGTGGCGGCGGCGGCCGTGACCATGGCGCGGCGAAGCTTCATGAAGACCTCGACAAATTCGGGCGTACTGCTCTGCCGCAGTACGGAGGTTTTGCGGGAGGCCTCCGCGTGTGGGGCGCGGGTGCCCGTGCGTCTCGGTGAAGAGTCGCTGTGTTTGATCAGTGAAGCCTGTGAATGGTTGTCCCGAACTGATGTCTTCTTTATGTGCCCTGCGTCACTCGCCGGGCAGAGCGGCTCCGGACGAACGCGAAGGGCCCCGCGGCTCTGCAGCCGCGGGGCCCTTCCTCAGCCAGCACCGGCGTCAGGGCTGCGCCGGTGCCTCGGAGCGGCGCCGGGGGGGTGCGCCGCTGGTCTGTCGAGCATGCGGTTGTCGGGGGAGGGGCGTCCCGGGCCCGGGCATCTCCCGTCGGCCGGCCCCGGGCGTCCCCGGAGCCGGCCGTTCTCATGGGTGACCGGGCTGCTGTCCCCTGCCGTCCGGTCACTTCCTGGGGCGAGGTCCCACGACGTACGGCACGATCCGTACGTCTCATCGCCCCAGCGAGCCACGCGTGGTTCTCTCGGGCCCGCCCCTGGCTGGCACGGACACCGGGACCAACGAAGCGTCCCGCGCGGCGGTCACGCGCCGTACGGGTGAGAAGTGGCCCGAACTCGCATGCGACGCTCAGACACGCCCCCGGCACAGCTCCAGCAGCGTCATCGCCAGCGACGTACCCGGCTTGCCCAGCGCGTCGCTGTAGTGGGCGAGGACCTCCATCTCGCGGGAGAGATTCACGCGCCGGCCGCCGGAGGCGATCCGGGCCTGCTGGATGACGGCGGACACGGCCATCCGTTCCTGGATCAGGCCGATGATCCGGTCGTCGAGCGCGTCGATGCGCTCCCGGGCGCCGGTGATCACGTCGGCGGCCTCTGCGGTGCGGGCGCCGGTCTTGTCTGCGGTGGTGACGGTCACGTCGGGGGCTCCTCGCCGGGAAGGGGGTGGTGGCGGTGCCCCGGGGCGGCAGGACCCGGAAAACGACAGGCGCCCCGGGCCTTGTCGGCCCGGGGCGCCTGGGAAGTTGTCGCTCGTCAGTTGCTCAAGCAGCACGACCATGGCAGCCGGTGGGCCGGTTGCCATAGGTAAAGCTGAACACCTGGTACTTGCGCATGGCGCCAGTATGCCCTGCGAACGGTCCGTGGCCAACCCGGTTCGCATGGTGATCCGAGGCTGACCCGAAGGTGATCCGCATGGTGAGACGTGCCACCGGGGCGGCGCCGGGCACCGCGGCCGGGACGGGGCGGCCGTCCGCCTCGGTAGAATCGGGAGCACAAGACCCCCGCCCGACCGCCGGAAGGCACCCCGTGTCATCAGCGACTCCCGCTGCCGCCGCCCCCGACACCGTCCTGGTCGTCGACTTCGGCGCGCAGTACGCCCAGCTCATCGCCCGCCGTGTCCGCGAGGCGCGGGTCTACAGCGAGATCGTGCCGAGCTCCATGCCGGTCGAGGAGATGCTCGCCAAGAACCCGGCGGCCATCATCCTCTCCGGCGGCCCCTCGTCGGTGTACGAGCCGGGCGCCCCCACCCTCGACCGTTCCCTGTTCGAGGCGGGCGTTCCCGTCTTCGGCATGTGCTACGGCTTCCAGCTGATGGCGCAGACCCTCGGCGGCACCGTCGACAACTCCGGCGCCCGCGAGTACGGCCGTACGGATCTGCACGTCTCCAAGAACTCCTCCACCCTCTTCGAGGGCACCCCGGCCGAGCAGGCCGTGTGGATGTCCCACGGCGACGCCTGCTCCGCCGCCCCCGAGGGCTTCACCGTCACCGGCTCCACGGACGTCGTCCCGGTCGCCGCCTTCGAGAACGACGAGAAGAAGCTCTACGGCGTCCAATACCACCCCGAGGTGATGCACTCCACGCACGGGCAGCAGGTGCTGGAGCACTTCCTGTACCGCGGCGCGGGCCTCGCCCCCGACTGGACCACGGGCAGCGTGATCGACGAGCAGGTCGCGGCCATCCGCGAGCAGGTCGGCGACAAGCGCGCCATCTGCGGCCTGTCCGGCGGCGTCGACTCCGCCGTCGCCGCAGCCCTCGTCCAGAAGGCCATCGGCTCCCAGCTGACCTGCGTCTACGTCGACCACGGCCTGATGCGCAAGGGCGAGACCGAGCAGGTCGAGAAGGACTTCGTCGCCGCGACCGGCGTGCAGCTGAAGGTCGTGGACGCCGAGGAGCGGTTCCTGGAGGCGCTGGCCGGGATCTCCGACCCCGAGGAGAAGCGGAAGATCATCGGCCGCGAGTTCATCCGGGTCTTCGAGCAGGCCCAGGCCGAGATCATCGCCGACCAGGGCCCGGCCGTGGAGTTCCTGGTCCAGGGCACCCTCTACCCGGACGTCGTCGAGTCCGGCGGTGGCACCGGCACCGCCAACATCAAGTCCCACCACAATGTCGGCGGGCTCCCCGAGGACCTCGAGTTCAAGCTCATCGAGCCGCTGCGCAAGCTGTTCAAGGACGAGGTCCGGATGGTGGGCCAGGAGCTGGGCCTGCCGGACGAGATCGTCCAGCGCCAGCCCTTCCCGGGTCCGGGTCTCGGCATCCGCATCGTCGGCGAGGTCACCAAGGAGCGGCTCGACCTGCTCCGCGAGGCCGACGCCATCGCCCGCGAGGAGCTGACCGCGGCCGGCCTCGACCGCGACATCTGGCAGTGCCCGGTGGTGCTGCTCGCCGACGTCCGCTCCGTCGGCGTCCAGGGCGACGGCCGCACCTACGGCCACCCGATCGTGCTGCGGCCCGTCTCCTCCGAGGACGCGATGACGGCCGACTGGTCGCGGCTGCCGTACGACGTGCTCTCCAAGATCTCGACCCGCATCACCAACGAGGTCAAGGACGTCAACCGCGTCGTCCTCGACGTGACCTCGAAGCCGCCGGGCACCATCGAGTGGGAGTGACCGAGAGCCGCTAGGCGCGCCGGACGGTACGCAGGGGCTTGCCGGGCTGCCAGACTTGGACGGCGAGGTACGCGTCGTCCTCCACGTAGGTCCGCACGACCTCCGTCAGCTCGGTTCGGAAGAGGTGGAACGGCTCCGGCGGTTCCACCTCTTTCACGTACCGGGCCCGCGTCGCGGCGTCCTCGACCTCTACCGCCCGCCCGCCGATCCGCACGTCCCCGCCGCCCATCCCGGTCCCGTCCCCCGGGTTCGCCTGCAACGCGAACCGCGGGTCACGGCGCAGGTCGAGCGCCTTCACCGAGCCCGGCATCATGCCGAGCCACAGCTCACCGCCCAGGAAGCGCACCTCCAGGCCGGTGGTGCGCGGCGAGCCGTCCTTGCGCAGGGTGGCGAGGACGTGGTGGGTGTACGCGCCGAAGCGCGCCTCGACGGTGGCGGCGAGCGCGGGTTCGGCGGTGGCGAAGTGCGACCAGTTCACGGTGGGGCCGGGTGAGGCGGCCGGTGCGGCGCTGTCAGTCATACGGCGAGTGTGACCCCGAAAGGCGACATCCTGTGTCCGCTATCGCACCCGGGCTCCTCGTCTGTCGCCGTCCGCCCGTCAGCGTCGCCCGGTCGCCTGCCTGCCCGGCCGGGTCAACACGGCGGGGCCGCATGTCACCCGCGCTGGGCAGTGCGGGCCGGGGCGGCGGGCGCGCAGGGGGCTCCGTGCGGCACAATTCGCTTTCGTCCCACGGGACTTAGGGCTTCCGCCGCGGCCGGTGCGGTGGCCGCCCGGACCGGTGTCGTGCGGACGTCGCGCGCATGGCGTGCGGGTGTCGTTGCTGGGTTCCACCGCGGTGTGCGCGGGGTTGTCGCAGGGGTCGGGGAAGGCGGGCGTCGGGCGTGGCGGTGCAGGAGGCGAGACACGGGAGCGGCCCGGGCGGGGACGCGTACGGGGCTGCGCACGGGGGCGGCTGCACCTGCGGGGGCTGCCCGCACGGCGCCCGGGAGGGGCATCGCCGGGCGGTCGCGGCGTTCCTGTCGCGGCGGGACGAGTTCGCGACCGGGCAAGGGCTGCCCGCCGCGGTGGCCCACTCGCCCTCCGCCTCCCGGCAGTGGGTCTCGGAGGAGCTGACCCAGTCCGCGGAACAAGTCGCCGAACGCGGCCGTGCCGAGGGTGAGGCGTGGCTCGCGGGCCTCGGGCGTCGCACGGCGACCGTCGTGTGGGCCGCGGTCGTGCTGCTGCTCCTCGTGCAGGCGCTCACCGCCGTCGGCGGCGGCTGGACGGCCGCGCGGACCGCGGGGCTCTCGGCGGCGCTGGTGGTGGCGGCGGCGCTGACGGCTGCGTCGTGGTTCCATCGGGCGCGGGGCGGGGCGCTGGCCCCGGTGATCGGTGAGGACAACCGCCTCTCCACGTCCCGCGCCGTGGCGGCGGCCTGGGTCCTGTTCGTCGCCTACGCCGTGCTCGTCCTGGCCGGGCAACTGGCCCTCGCCTCGGGGCACGCCCGGCGCGACGCGTTGGTCTCCGGGCTGGACCTGGCCCGCGGAGCCGGCGCGGTGACGGTGCTCGCGGTGGTGTGCGGGATCGCCGTCCTCGTACGGCGGGTGGTCGGGCTGCGGGTCCTGGGCCAGCGACTGCAGAAGGTCCGGGCGGACCGGCCGCGCGCCTGTGACCTCCTGACGGACGACGCCGGACGCGGCACCTTCGCCGACATCCAGTACGTCGTGATCAGCTCGGTCGCCCTCGTCTTCGCGGCGGTACGGCTGGCCCGGCGTCCGGACCAGCTGCCCGACCTGCCCTGGGGTCTGGCGGTCGTGGTGCTGGTGTCGGCCGCGACGTACGTGGCCGGCAAGTACGCGGAGGGAGGGCGCCCCGTGATCCTCTCCGTGGTCCGGGCCCGGGAGGCGGGCGACCTGGACGCGCCGATCCGCACGGGCGACGACATCGAGATCCGCGGTGCCGGTTTCGTACCGCCGGGTGCCCAGCGCGCGGACCGCCTGTCCCGCATGGTCGTCCGCATCGGCGCGGTCAACGTCCACGTGCCCCTGGTCCCGGTCACCGGCGGCTTCAGCAACCCCACGGACGACCTGCTGACGGTCCCCGTCCCGGCGGACGTCGAACCGGGCCGGGTGGATGTCCAGGTCGTCACGAGCGCGGGGGTGGAGACCAACCGGTACGCGATCGACGTGACGGACTGACCGACGCGGGCGTGGGCAGGGGAGGATGGCGCTATCGGTACCCGCCCGTCCTCCGGTGTCGCCGGGAGCGCAACGCGGCGTCCAGTGACAGCAGCGGGGCGCCCGCCAGTACGAGGGGGATCCAGGCCATGAGGTAGGCGAGGTCGTTGCCGTAGTAGTAGGGGTCGGAGGCCCAGCTGACGGTCAGCCAGAGGCTCAGCGAGATCAGGGCGCCGCCGAGCGCGGCGAGCCGGGTCAGCAGCCCGAGCAGCGTGCCGATGCCGACGGCCAGCTCGCCCAGGGCGATGGCGTAACCGAACCCGGAGGGGCTCTTCAGGGCCAGGTCGACCAGCCCGGGGACGGCCGAGGAGTCGCGGACCGTCCGCATCATGTCGCCGACGGAGCCGGCCCCGGAGTCCTTCATGAAGGCGCTGTCGGTGAGCTTGTCGAGACCGGCGTAAACGAAGGTGACGCCCAGGAAGATCCGCAGAGGCAGGAGGGCGTAGCGCGTGGCCTGGTCCCGCCAGCCTCCGCCGCCGTCCGGTTGCGAGGTGTACGCATCCGTCCGCATGCCGTGAGTCATCACTGCCAGCCGCCTCTCGCCCGCGTGTGCCGAGACCCCCTCATCAGTCCATACGTACGACGCCGAGACGCCGCTCAACCCTCCTTCGGCCGGTTTCTTCCTGTCGGTTTCGACAGATCGCCGTCCGGCGGGATGCCGGTGCCGGCACCGGCCGGGGTGGCAGGTCGGTGGCCGTCAGCCGGGCAGGTCCGCCCGCGGCCCGTCCGCCTTGGCTCGGAGCCTTCCCCGGCGCCGGTGCACGGACCGGGCCAGGACGCCGACCGCTCCCGCGGTGCAGAGGCCGCCCAGCACGAGGGGGATCACGACGAACCACGGTGTCTCCCAGAGCCCGCCCGCATCGCCCGCGTAGACGACGCCCGCCAGGGTCAGGAAGAAGCCCGCGACCAGCCGTCCGGGCTGGAACCTATGACGCAGCACGGGTCACCTCCGCCTGTCCGACGCCGACCTGGAGATCGAGGTCGAGGGTGCCGGCGTTCTCGCCGCCCTCCGTGGGGGGCAGGGTGACCTCCTTGTGCTTGCCCGGTGCCACGTCCACGTCCT carries:
- a CDS encoding serine/threonine-protein kinase; its protein translation is MNSNGGPHNGPDEPTSFGLQPPNPPVAVPRPGNPYAAPTQVVPPRTQARPEIQGQPEVQGEPENQAPRPPRSTGTPEPGAGRLIAGRYRLIARLGHGGMGTVWRAKDETVDREVAVKEPRVPDHLPERERANAFERMRREARAAARLDHPAVVGVYDVAVVDDQPWIVMELVRGRSLGDALQEGTLGAREAARIGLEVLGALEAAHAAGILHRDVKPDNVLLGRHDRVVLTDFGIAQIEGETSLTDTGGFVGSPEYIAPERVLGRRPGPASDLWSLGVVLYAATEGVSPFRRSNTPATLQSVLNAAPAPPAAQGPLAELVTGLLDKDPARRPDAARTRALLEAAANPPEPAPTRVAGGGGADGPEGLARSSGAGSKWGVRLGRNAWITLGAAVVAAAAASYLVIAEPFAGPLPEGWKTHRLSGKTGVSVGLPASFVKEEEHPDDWDGTNETFADPSGAVTVHVDRDIKAEDEDGDMPGTAIAGAWADWDTLKDGEYSWDLADEPAPEGEPKETEYRGEKAAENVIAYTTTDAREPREREIHIVYYRAANGDMYRLWIDYPRKGYFADEGREIARTVITNWEVAES
- a CDS encoding succinic semialdehyde dehydrogenase; translation: MTDAQAPELTGTNPLAPSPAGARTAADVVTPELVAQLAKGVAGSGRTANHTPFTGEKLADLPESTPEDVAGAFERARAAQAVWERTPVRQRAAVLLRFHDLVLERQAEVLDLIQLETGKARLHAHEEVQAVAVAARHYGRKAPAYLRPKRHTGAVPTLTKVTELRHPRGVVGQIAPWNYPLELSVGDALPAFVAGNAVVMKPDTETCLTALWARDLLIEAGLPAEVFQVVLGEGPVVGPEVVKHADYVSFTGSTRTGREVAQGAAARLVGVSLELGGKNAMLVLEDADIEKAAAGAVRACFSSAGQLCISIERLYVHESVADAFLDRFAARTRAMRLGTSLSYGADMGSLVGERQLQTVTAHVADAVARGAKLVAGGVARPDIGPYFYEPTILDGVVAPMTVCTEETFGPVVSVYRFKTEDEAVEQANSTPYGLNSSVWTKDARRGHEVAARMRTGTVNINEGYAPAYGSAQSPMGGMKDSGLGRRHGSEGILKYTEAQTVAHQRLLPMAPSLGMDDEKYAAFMSRSLRLMKAFRFR
- a CDS encoding GMC family oxidoreductase — encoded protein: MSQENSVQTRDENGYDYDVLVVGSGFGGSVSALRLTEKGYRVGVLEAGRRFTRQSLPKNSWDLKNYLWAPKLGMFGIQRIHLLGNVMVLAGAGVGGGSLNYANTLYVPPQPFFDDPQWRDITDWQDELTPYYDQAKRMLGVRLNPTMTPSDVHLKAAAQRMGVGDTFHMAPVGVFFGDGEDADGTARAKPGEEIPDPYFGGAGPDRKACNECGECMTGCRHGAKNTLNENYLYLAEKAGAVVHPMTSVVSVTEDSRGGFAVATLPTDRKKKGAGRTFTARRVVMAAGTYGTQTLLHRMKANGQLPHLSDRLGELTRTNSEALVGAQTDDRRYRKATGEPRADFTRGVAITSSIHPDANTHIEPVRYGKGSNSMGGLSILQVPYAGHTASGTSRVLGFLGHAAKHPLLVLRSLSNRKWSERTIIGLVMQSLDNSLTTHLKPTGVGKGLLTARQGHGSPNPKQIKAATEGAAALAAEINGFAGSNVGELMGTPLTAHFLGGCPIGASRDTGVIDPYHRLYGHPGISVVDGAAVSANLGVNPSLTITAQAERAMSYWPNKGEEDPRPAQGTEYRRLTPVEPKSPAVPAEAFGALRLPFLGMPAVPPKK
- a CDS encoding chorismate mutase; amino-acid sequence: MTVTTADKTGARTAEAADVITGARERIDALDDRIIGLIQERMAVSAVIQQARIASGGRRVNLSREMEVLAHYSDALGKPGTSLAMTLLELCRGRV